A window of Pseudomonadota bacterium genomic DNA:
GCGCTTTTAATCTGTACATCAGACTCGAAATCAAAATGGGTGTTTACTACAATCAAATTATGCCTGCCGTTGTTGAAGATACCCAGCGTACACTGTCGTGGCCACTTACTTCCACGAAATCGACTGGGTATATGAGGAGTTGTACTTAAATAAAAATGGTTAGAATAAACACATTGCCAGCATTTATTATAAAAAATTACATCACTTTGCCAACGTGCCGGAGCCGGATGCCTTTGACCTATATAATTGTGATTGGGCAAAAGATCTGACAAAAAATCAATCTGGAAATCATTAGCCTCCTGAAAGGCGTAAAAATCATTTTCAAAAGCCAATAAAAGAGGCCTAAAGGAATCTTTTCGGTGTATCCAATTATTTTTCCCATCTTCTGCAAAACCGAATCTAAGATTAAAACTCATGACCGAAACAGGTCGCGTGCTTGGTAAAATAGTATTATTCATTAAAAAATCCTGGTTATTATTTTAAATTTTTCTTTTTAAATATTTGAACAGCTGTTATTATTAAAAAATTAATCTCATTAAGTATAAGCATTATCAAGCCTGAATAATTTTATAGCATTCCCCATATACTGTTTCAAAGGAAAAATTTGAAATGATAAAAACCCTAAAAACATACTATACTATTATTGGTTTTCTTTTTTTGATTTTATGTGTGGGCAATTGTGCATATTGCTCCGAGCTATACGAAGTGAAATGGGTGAATGACGGCGATACTATCGTATTAAAAGACGGTAGAAAAATTCGCTACATCGGTATAAACGCACCTGAAATTGAGCATCAAGATAATAAAGCAGAACCTTATGCTTACAAGGCAAAACAATTTAATAAAAATCTGGTGTATTTAAATAAAGTGCGCCTTGAGTTTGATGACGAAAAATATGATAAATATGGACGGGTGCTTGCTTATGTATATTTATCTGACGGAACTTTTGTAAATAATGAAATGATTGATAAAGGTTTTGCCTTTTGTCTGCCGATAGCGCCAAATTTAAAATTTGAAAAGCTTTTTCTAAAATCACAGCAAAATGCCATGAGTTTAAAAACTGGGATTTGGCAAAATTGGGAAGATAGCAACAGTGAGTATGTCGCAAATATAAAATCTAAAAGATTTCATAAAAAGAAATGCCGGTTTGCCGGTAAAATAAGCAAAAGAAATATTAAATATTTCAATACGAAGTGGGATGCCTTTTGGGAAGGTTTTGCTCCATGCAAGAAATGCTTTATGGATAGATAAAGACTGATTTTTGTTCAGGAACTTTTGCTAAGATATCAGAATATAAAAAGGGGTGAATCATGACAAGAAAAGAAGTTTCAGAAAC
This region includes:
- a CDS encoding endonuclease/exonuclease/phosphatase family protein, with translation MNNTILPSTRPVSVMSFNLRFGFAEDGKNNWIHRKDSFRPLLLAFENDFYAFQEANDFQIDFLSDLLPNHNYIGQRHPAPARWQSDVIFYNKCWQCVYSNHFYLSTTPHIPSRFRGSKWPRQCTLGIFNNGRHNLIVVNTHFDFESDVQIKSAQLIRKRLRCHAGKGPIILMGDFNATSDSACYLEFTSKVDGRPKFFNAFKEPCIGTSHGFTGKSNGDTIDWILYSGNLIVENAQVITNKFSDRYPSDHFPLIANFGFR
- a CDS encoding thermonuclease family protein codes for the protein MNDGDTIVLKDGRKIRYIGINAPEIEHQDNKAEPYAYKAKQFNKNLVYLNKVRLEFDDEKYDKYGRVLAYVYLSDGTFVNNEMIDKGFAFCLPIAPNLKFEKLFLKSQQNAMSLKTGIWQNWEDSNSEYVANIKSKRFHKKKCRFAGKISKRNIKYFNTKWDAFWEGFAPCKKCFMDR